DNA sequence from the Streptomyces tsukubensis genome:
GGCCGACTCCGGCCCGCTCACCAGCAGCGGGCCCATGACCTGCGCTCGCGCGGTGCGAGGGGGAAAGAAGACGCATCGGCGCACCGGCGCCGCGGCGCGTCAGGCCGAAGCGGCCTTCTTGCCCCGGGTCGCCCCGCCGCGTCCGCGCAGCGTGACTCCGGACTCACTCAGCATCCGATGGACGAATCCGTAGGAGCGGCCGGTCTCTTCGGCCAGCGCCCGGATACTCGCACCGGAGTCGTACTTCTTCTTCAGGTCTGCCGCGAGCT
Encoded proteins:
- a CDS encoding helix-turn-helix domain-containing protein, with protein sequence MAETLKKGSRVTGAARDKLAADLKKKYDSGASIRALAEETGRSYGFVHRMLSESGVTLRGRGGATRGKKAASA